The following are from one region of the Trichoderma breve strain T069 chromosome 5, whole genome shotgun sequence genome:
- a CDS encoding erg28 like protein domain-containing protein has protein sequence MDFMKSILPPNKGILPYYMLILSVVSIGNSLQAYTTLHFSRRVYNGRFIRNPKLPPTSATFNPEDSANKLVHAQNDPKAEDQLTPLAGRLFGTWTLITCIVRCYAAYHLNIGPVYNIAIWTYVVALGHFASELFVFKSMTFGLPQVFPFTLATAALIWMPMVRSHYVEFE, from the exons ATGGATTTCATGAAGTCAATTCTGCCGCCAAACAAGGGCATTCTGCCCTACTACATGCTCATC CTCTCCGTCGTGTCAATCGGCAACTCTCTCCAGGCCTACACGACTCTGCACTTCTCACGGCGCGTCTACAACGGCCGCTTCATCCGAAACCCCAAGCTGCCGCCTACATCCGCCACATTCAACCCCGAGGACTCGGCCAACAAGCTGGTCCACGCCCAGAACGAccccaaggccgaggacCAGCTGACGCCCCTCGCCGGTCGGCTGTTTGGAACGTGGACGCTCATTACTTGCATTGTGCGGTGCTACGCGGCGTACCACTTGAACATTGGCCCCGTGTACAACATTGCCATCTGGACGTATGTCGTGGCGCTGGGCCACTTTGCCAGCGAGTTATTTGTGTTTAAGAGCATGACTTTTGGCCTTCCCCAGGTGTTTCCCTTTACGCTGGCTACGGCGGCACTCATCTGGATGCCCATGGTCAGAAGCCACTACGTCGAATTCGAGTAG
- a CDS encoding myb-like DNA-binding domain-containing protein, with product MGVIRKKTATRGGEGGVKYVCDVCSCDITSTVRIRCADPACSDFDLCVPCFGKGESRNAHDPATHSFRVIEQNSFPIFDREWGADEELLLLEGAEIYGLGSWADIADHIGGFREKDEVRDHYLKTFVDPPTFPLPKRCSPHDCELANEIPREEFQSRKKRRIEERREASKNAPALQPKTKPTASVPSCHEIQGYMPGRLEFETEYANEAEEAVQLMQFDPGDGLNPRTGELEPEMELKLTVMEIYNCRLTQRVERKKVIFEHNLLDYRENTKNEKRKTKEEKDLLQRAKPFGRIMNHKDFEDFTQGLQDELNLRQAIAQLQEWRSLRIGDLRSGEKYENEKASRIQKSIPMGSMDRERLASSQRSKAQPPPEPPSGAALLIAPELPIRSALTNGDTNMEDVKPLTNGHTNGVNGVNGINGVNGHSPSKQKYVPQPISGVQPLQLTQENAPDLHLLTPEEAKLCEVVRLQPKPYLMIKEQILKEAIKGNGTLKKKQAKEICRLDSQKGARLFDFFSNAGWVGKA from the exons ATGGGCGTTATTcgcaagaagacggcgacgaggggaggggaaggtGGTGTGAAATACGTATGCGACGTTTGTTCGTGCGACATAACGTCTACA GTTCGTATCAGATGCGCCGACCCTGCATGTTCGGATTTCGACCTTTGCGTGCCTTGCTTCGGCAAGGGAGAATCTCGCAATGCCCACGATCCCGCCACACACTCGTTCCGCGTAATCGAGCAGAATTCGTTTCCCATATTTGACCGTGAATGGGGAGCTGACGAGGAACTGTTGCTGCTCGAGGGCGCAGAGATATACGGACTCGGCTCATGGGCGGATATCGCCGACCACATTGGCGGGTTCCGCGAAAAGGATGAAGTGCGCGATCACTACCTTAAGACGTTCGTTGATCCACCCACCTTTCCGCTGCCCAAAAGATGCAGCCCCCATGACTGCGAGCTTGCCAACGAAATTCCACGAGAAGAGTTTCAGTCTCGCAAGAAGAGGCGAATCGAAGAGCGAAGAGAGGCGTCTAAGAATGCGCCAGCCCTtcagccaaagacaaagccaACGGCCAGTGTCCCCAGTTGTCACGAGATTCAGGGTTACATGCCTGGTCGTCTCGAGTTTGAGACAGAGTATGCCaacgaggctgaagaggcgGTGCAGCTCATGCAGTTCGACCCCGGTGATGGATTAAATCCGAGAACGGGTGAGCTTGAGCCCGAGATGGAGCTCAAGCTGACTGTAATGGAAATCTACAACTGCCGTCTCACACAGCGAGTGGAACGCAAAAAGGTGATTTTTGAGCACAATCTACTCGACTACCGGGAAAACACcaaaaatgaaaagagaaagaccaaggaagaaaaagacctGCTGCAGAGGGCGAAGCCCTTTGGTCGCATTATGAACCACAAAGATTTCGAAGATTTTACTCAGGGCTTGCAAGATGAGCTGAATCTCAGACAGGCCATCGCTCAACTCCAAGAATGGCGCAGTCTGCGGATAGGGGACCTCCGAAGCGGCGAAAAGtatgaaaatgaaaaggcCAGCCGGATACAGAAATCCATACCTATGGGGTCTATGGATAGGGAGCGGTTGGCATCCAGCCAGCGCTCAAAAGCCCAACCTCCCCCAGAGCCTCCAAGCGGTGCAGCACTTCTCATCGCCCCTGAGCTGCCAATACGCTCAGCACTAACCAATGGAGACACGAATATGGAGGACGTCAAGCCGTTGACCAACGGCCACACTAATGGGGTTAACGGCGTCAACGGCATCAATGGGGTCAATGGCCATAGCCCAAGCAAGCAGAAATATGTTCCACAGCCCATTTCAGGCGTGCAACCCTTGCAGCTGACGCAAGAGAACGCCCCCGACTTGCATCTCCTCACACCAGAGGAGGCGAAGCTGTGCGAGGTGGTTCGGCTACAACCTAAGCCATACCTGATGATCAAGGAGCAAATCCTCAAGGAAGCCATCAAGGGCAATGGAacgctcaagaagaagcaagccaaggAGATTTGCCGACTAGATTCACAAAAGGGAGCTAGACTATTTGACTTTTTCAGCAACGCAGGGTGGGTTGGTAAGGCATGA
- a CDS encoding rhodanese-like domain-containing protein, with amino-acid sequence MSNFTVASIKRVSAKTLSEKILAEQEQAEPSFAVVDVRDVDYIGGHIKGSTNIPCNKIDALMPTLVRKVKDKKAVIFHCALSQQRGPFAALKYLRERDAQLAALGEAPPQEQEVYLLERGFTGWQEDYGEDERLTEGFRREIWR; translated from the exons ATGTCGAACTTTACTGTAGCGTCCATCAAGAGAGTGTCTGCGAAGACGCTCTCTGAGAAGATCCTagcagagcaagagcagGCAGAACCTAGTTTTGCCGTGGTCGATGTTCGAGATGTCG ACTACATCGGTGGCCACATCAAGGGCTCAACAAACATCCCCTGCAACAAAATCGACGCCCTCATGCCCACCCTCGTccgcaaggtcaaggacaagaaggcaGTCATCTTCCACTGCGCGCTGAGCCAGCAGCGGGGCCCCTTTGCGGCGCTCAAGTACCTGCGCGAGAGGGACGCGCAGCTGGCGGCGCTGGGCGAGGCGCCGCCACAGGAGCAGGAGGTGTATCTGCTAGAGCGAGGGTTTACGGGGTGGCAGGAGGATTATGGCGAGGACGAGAGGCTGACGGAGGGTTTTCGAAGAGAGATTTGGAGGTGA
- a CDS encoding short chain dehydrogenase domain-containing protein, with protein MESITSFLENVPQPVQWALAGIGALYLGSKFFSYLQLVLSSFLLPGTNLRKYGKPGTWAVITGASDGLGKEYATQLAAKGFNLVLVSRTQSKLDTLAKDLEQKYTGKGLQVKTLAMDFAQDNDADYERLRELVQDLDVGILINNVGQSHSMPVSFLETPKEELQNIVTINCLGTLKTTQVVAPILQKRKRGLILTMGSFGGWTPTPYLATYSGSKAFLQQWSNALSSELADYNVDVYLVLSHLVTTAMSKVRRTSLLVPNPRGFVKSTLSKIGLGGYQTAPNTYTPWWSHAFMLWVIENVAGVNSPLTIWYNKKMHIDIRRRALRKQAREAKKQ; from the exons atggagTCGATTACGAGCTTCCTAGAGAATGTGCCTCAGCCTGTACAGTGGGCTTTGGCTGGAATTGGTGCCCTTTACCTGGGATCCAAGTTCTTCAGCTACCTTCAGCTGGTCCTCAGCTCGTTTCTACTCCCTGGCACCAAT CTCCGTAAATATGGCAAGCCTGGCACCTGGGCTGTCATCACCGGTGCCTCCGATGGCCTAGGCAAGGAATATGCCACGCAGCTCGCTGCCAAAGGCTTCAATCTCGTGCTCGTTTCCCGAACCCAGTCGAAGCTCGATACCCTAGCCAAGGACCTTGAACAGAAGTACACCGGTAAGGGTCTGCAGGTCAAGACGCTGGCAATGGACTTTGCCCAGGACAACGATGCGGACTACGAGAGACTACGAGAGCTTGTGCAGGATCTGGATGTTGGTATCCTGATCAACAACGTCGGCCAAAGCCACAGCATGCCCGTGTCCTTCCTGGAGACGCCCAAGGAGGAATTGCAGAACATTGTCACCATCAATTGCCTTGGAACCTTGAAGACTACACAGGTCGTTGCCCCCATTCTTCAGAAGCGCAAACGTGGCCTGATCCTGACCATGGGCTCTTTCGGTGGTTGGACTCCCACACCTTACCTGGCCACCTACTCCGGCAGCAAGGCTTTCCTCCAGCAGTGGAGCAATGCTCTGTCGTCTGAGCTTGCTGATTACAACGTCGATGTCTACCTGGTCCTCAGCCACCTTGTCACCACCGCCATGAGCAAGGTTCGCCGCACCAGCTTGCTCGTCCCCAACCCTCGTGGCTTCGTCAAGTCTACACTGTCCAAAATTGGACTTGGCGGCTACCAGACCGCGCCCAACACCTACACTCCATGGTGGAGCCATGCATTCATGCTGTGGGTGATTGAGAATGTAGCTGGTGTCAACAGTCCCCTCACGATCTGgtacaacaagaagatgcatATTGACATTCGCCGCCGCGCTCTTCGTAAGCAGGCCCGCGAGGCAAAGAAGCAGTAA